One window of the Leptospira ryugenii genome contains the following:
- the ybeY gene encoding rRNA maturation RNase YbeY, whose product MSENPKEIFLQIFDETNSSFLDMHLVQKNVERILSSLLPESLHSVDLDLLFVDDQAMKQINSERRSLEKTTDVLSFPLYQADLNIPHQHLGEVVISVDTLSRQAEEIGHSKIEELYRLLVHGILHLLGYEHETNEADAQRMRAKEDECLAMIFNS is encoded by the coding sequence ATGAGTGAAAATCCGAAAGAGATTTTTCTTCAGATCTTTGATGAGACAAATTCTTCGTTTTTAGACATGCATTTAGTGCAGAAGAATGTGGAACGAATCCTTTCGAGCTTACTTCCAGAATCTTTGCATTCTGTGGACTTAGACTTGTTGTTTGTAGATGACCAAGCCATGAAACAAATCAATTCAGAAAGACGTTCCTTGGAAAAAACAACAGATGTACTTTCTTTTCCGCTCTACCAAGCTGATCTCAACATTCCACACCAACATTTGGGAGAAGTTGTGATCTCGGTTGATACCTTAAGTCGGCAAGCAGAAGAGATCGGACATAGTAAAATTGAAGAATTGTATCGTCTGCTAGTGCATGGAATCTTGCATTTGCTAGGTTATGAACATGAAACAAATGAGGCGGACGCACAAAGAATGAGAGCCAAGGAAGATGAATGTTTGGCTATGATCTTTAACTCCTAA